From Mumia sp. ZJ1417:
GGTGTCGGCACCGCCTACATGCAGTTGCTCCTCGAACACCCCGCGGTGGTGAAGTACCTGACCGTGACCGGTGAACGCGGTCCTCGCACGCCTGTCGAGGCCGAGGTCGTCGCGCGGTTCAGCCTGCTCCGGCGCGAGTTCGAGGAGAGCATCCGCGATGCCGTGGAGGCGAGCGCGATCCGCCGGGTCGATCCGGAGCTCATGTCGTACGTCCTGTTCGGCGCCTGGAACGGGATCGCCGCGCTGGCGCTGCGGCGCGATGACCTGATGCTGTCGCCCGAGCGCATCGAGCGGGCAGTGAGCGAGGCCGGGGTGGCACTTCTCGATGGTCTGATTAACTAGAGTCCGCCTCTAGGTTCCCTCGGAAAGCGGTCCACCATGACGCAGACAGCGACGCCCCTGCCCCTTGGCCGCGAAGCCGGCGACGAGACCTGGGACGCCGTGGTGGTGGGCGCCGGTCCGGGTGGCCTCACGTGCGCGGCGTACCTCGCAGCCAACGGCAAGCGGGTGCTCGTGCTCGAGGCCAACCAGGTCGTCGGTGGCAGCACCCAGGTCTTCCGCCGCGCGGGCAACAAGTTCGAGTTCGACGTCGGCACGCACTACGTCGGCGAGTGCGGTCCCGGCGGTCGGATGCAGACCGCGCTCTCCGGGCTGGCGCTCACCGAGCGCATCAACTGGCTGCGACAGCGCCCGGAGGGCCACTGCCAGGTGATGATCCCTGGCACCACGTTCCAGACGCCGACCGGCTGGGACACGTACCTCGACCGCCTGATCGCGGCCTTCCCCGAGGAGGAGGCGGGCCTTCGTCGCTGCGTCACGATCATGCGCACCATCGCCACCCGCGAGCGGCCGCGCCGCCGCCCGTTCGCGCTGCTGCGCTGGGGCGTACGACCCATCACGACGCTGATGGCCGCGTGCGGTCTGAGCCCCGACGCGCAGGCGGTGGTCCTCGCGGAGAACGGCGACTACACGTGGCCCCCGCACCGGACGCCCACGGCGATGCACGCGGGCTTCCTCCATCACTACCTCCAGGCCGGTGCCTACTACCCGCGGGGCGGCGGCCAGGTCATCGGCGCCCACCTCACCGACGTCGTCCAGACGCACGGGGGTCAGGTCCGCACCAAGGCCAGGGTCGACAAGATCCTGATCGAGGACGGGCGCGCCGTCGGTGTCCGCCTTCGCGACGGCGAGGAGATCCGCGCCGAGGCCGTGGTCTCCGCGGCCGACTTCAAGAAGACGTGGGCGGAGCTGGTCGGGGACGAGCACCTGACCCGACGGCTGCGGCGCAGGCTGGGGAGCCTGGAGATGACGCTGCCGATGTTCGCGGTGTACGTCGCCCTCGACGTCGACCTGCGCGAGCGGGACACCCCGCCGCTGGCCTGGGTGTGGCCCACCAACGACATCGACGGCTACTACCGCGAGGTCGCCGCGGGGCGCTGCCCCGAGCGGATGCCCGTGGGCATCAGCTGCCCCACCGCCAAGGATCCTGAGGGGACGCACTCGGCGCCCGCGGGCTACTCGACGCTCGAGCTCGTGAGCTGGGCGCCCAAGGACTACGCGTTCTGGAACGTCGAGACAGGGCCTGCGGACGGCGGGCGCTACGGCCGCGACGAGCGCTACCTCGAGCTCAAGGAGGAGCTCACCCAGCGCGTGCTCGACACCGCCGAGCTGATGATCCCGGACATCCGGGAGCGGATGGTCTTCTGCGAGGCGTCCACCCCGATCACCCAGGAGCGCTTCACCCTCACCACCGACGGCTCCTGCTACGGCATCGCCCCGCTCCTGAAGAACCTGGGACCGTTCCGGCCGCGCGTGACGACGCACATCCCGGGGCTGTTCCTCGCGGGGGGAAGCACGGAGCACATGTTCGGCATCAATGCCACGATCTACGGCGGCATGGGCACGGCCGGCGCCGTGCTCGGCCGCGACCTCGTCCAGGAGGTGCGCGAGGGCGCCGTCTTCGTGGACGAGGCACGCCTGACGGAGATCACGGACGACTTCGACCCGCTCCTCGCGTCGAAGCCCCGGTCCGACATCCGTCGACCGGTGCGCCGCCGCCCCCGGGCAGCTGCCCCGACGAGCGGCTGAGGGGATCGGTTGCAGCGGTGACGTAGGATCCGCCGGGTGCACGATCAGCCCGGCATCGCCCCCGACGACCTCGCGACCACTCTCAAGGTCCTCCGACAGCTCTCCGACCTCCACCCCGACCACCCGGATCTCCGGACGGTCAAGCGGGAGGCGTCGTTCATGTACAAGCTGATCAAGAAGGCGCGTCGCGACGAGATCCGCCGGGAGCGGCAGCGACACGACCAGGACGTCATCGAGAAGACGGCCACCGGCTCGCCGATGCGGATCGACGACGAGACGGCCGGCATCCCGCTGGTCTCGCATGCGCCGGGCGCCTTCGCCGGCGAGCTCATCACCGCTCGCGGGTGCTACATCTGCAAAGAGGACTTCACCCTCGTCGACGCCTTCTACCACTGGCTCTGCCCGCGGTGCGCGGCGATGTCGCACGCCAAGCGCGACCAGCGGACCGACCTCACCGGCAAGCGCGCGCTGCTCACCGGCGGTCGGGCGAAGATCGGCATGTACATCGCGCTGCGCCTGCTCCGCGACGGCGCGCACACCACCATCACCACCCGGTTCCCCAAGGACGCGGTGCGCCGGTTCGCCGCGATGGAGGACTCGTCCGAGTGGTTGCACCGGCTCAAGGTCGTCGGCATCGACCTGCGTGACCCCGCCCAGGTGATCAGCCTGGCCGACGACGTCGCCGCCGCAGGCCCTCTGGACATCCTGATCAACAACGCCTGCCAGACGGTGCGGCGGACGCCGGGCGCCTACTCGCGTCTGGTCGAGATGGAGGACGCCCCTCTGCCGCCGCACATCGCGCTGCCCGAGATGGTCTCCTTCGACGGCATGTCCGAGGCTCACCCTGCCGCGATCGCCGGCGCACTCTCGACCACGGCCGTCGCTCACCATGAGGGCGAGTCGCTCGAGGTCGCCGAGGCCGCGCACACTGCCGCCTCGATCACCGCACTGGCGCTCCAGGCCGGCTCGGCATCCCTGGCCGCGCACCTCGACGGCACCGCCGTGGATGCCGGCGGGCTGCTCCCGGACCTGCAGACCACGAACTCCTGGACCCAGGTCGTCGACCAGGTCGATCCGCTGGAGCTGCTCGAGGTCCAGCTCTGCAACTCGATCGCGCCGTTCCTGCTCGTCTCCCGGCTTCGCCCGGCGATGCGCGCCGCGGTCGACGCGGGTGCGCGGCGGGCGTACGTCGTCAACGTCTCGGCGATGGAGGGACAGTTCTCCCGCCGCTACAAGGGCCCGGGCCACCCGCACACCAACATGGCCAAAGCGGCGCTCAACATGATGACCCGCACCAGCGCGGGCGAGATGTTCGAGACCGACAAGATCCTGATGACCGCCGTCGACACCGGCTGGATCACCGACGAGCGGCCTCACCAGGAGAAGCTGCGGATCGCCGCGGAGGGGTGGCACGCTCCGCTCGACCTGGTCGACGGCGCCGCCCGGGTCTACGACCCGATCGTGCTAGGTGAGCGCGGGGAAGACCTCTTCGGTTGCTTCGTGAAGGACTACGAGCCGTCGCCCTGGTGACCGCGGCCCTGGCCGAGCGCTCGCAGTCGGTCGCGCAGGTGGCGCTGCTCGGCGACGTTGACGGTCGCGGCGATCGCGCGACGGTACGAGGTGGCCGCCTCGTCCGTACGGCCGGCGCGCTCGAGCAGGTGGGCGCGGACGGCGTCGACGCGCGCGAGCCGGGGATGGTGAGCCTCGAGGTCGTCCAGGTCGCAGAGCGCCGCCTCGAGCCCTCGCACCATGCTCGCTGCGACGATCCGGTTCAGCGTGATCGTCGGGTTGCGGCCGTCGGTGGTGTGCTCGAGCACCGTGTAGAGCGCGTGGATCTCGTCCCAGTCGGTCGCATCCGTGTCGGGTGCGTGGGCGTGGACGCCGGCGATGCACGCCTGGAGGAGGTACGGGCCGGGGTCGGCGCCGGGGACGACCGCGTCGAGCAGGGCGAGTCCCTCGTCGACTGCCGACCGGTCCCACCGGCTGCGGTCCTGCTCGTCGAGCGGGACGAGCTGCCCCTGTGCGCCGACCCGCGCGGGATGGCGCGCCTCGGTCAGCAGCGTGAGCGCGAGCAGCCCGGCGACCTCGGTGGAGTCGGGAGCCGCCTCGCGCAGCAGACGTGCGAGGTGGATCGCCTCGCCGGCGAGGTCGGTGTCGTGGGCCGGCGCACCGCTCGTCGTGTGGTGGGCCTCGGTGAACATCACGTACAGGACGTCCAGAACCGGAGCCAGGCGCTCGGCCACGTCGCCCGGACGGGTGAACCCGCTGCCGACCTCGGCGAGCCGGCGCTTCGCGCGGGTGATCCGCTGGGCGATCGTCGCCTCGGGCAGCTGATAGGCGTTGGCGATCTGCGCCGTCGACAGTCCCGCCACCGCCCGTAGCGTCAGCGCGACCTGGGCCGAGCGCGCGAGCGCGGGATGGCAGCACAGCTGGAGCAGCAGGAGCGCGTCG
This genomic window contains:
- a CDS encoding TetR/AcrR family transcriptional regulator, which encodes MTDAQKPVAGDAAARGSRRKERTRVLLLDAAELLLSQRAPEEIRVEDVAAQAGVSAASVYVHFGTKDTLLAAVTERVLAVATDALRSAYTAEVPPLERFAGVGTAYMQLLLEHPAVVKYLTVTGERGPRTPVEAEVVARFSLLRREFEESIRDAVEASAIRRVDPELMSYVLFGAWNGIAALALRRDDLMLSPERIERAVSEAGVALLDGLIN
- a CDS encoding NAD(P)/FAD-dependent oxidoreductase — translated: MTQTATPLPLGREAGDETWDAVVVGAGPGGLTCAAYLAANGKRVLVLEANQVVGGSTQVFRRAGNKFEFDVGTHYVGECGPGGRMQTALSGLALTERINWLRQRPEGHCQVMIPGTTFQTPTGWDTYLDRLIAAFPEEEAGLRRCVTIMRTIATRERPRRRPFALLRWGVRPITTLMAACGLSPDAQAVVLAENGDYTWPPHRTPTAMHAGFLHHYLQAGAYYPRGGGQVIGAHLTDVVQTHGGQVRTKARVDKILIEDGRAVGVRLRDGEEIRAEAVVSAADFKKTWAELVGDEHLTRRLRRRLGSLEMTLPMFAVYVALDVDLRERDTPPLAWVWPTNDIDGYYREVAAGRCPERMPVGISCPTAKDPEGTHSAPAGYSTLELVSWAPKDYAFWNVETGPADGGRYGRDERYLELKEELTQRVLDTAELMIPDIRERMVFCEASTPITQERFTLTTDGSCYGIAPLLKNLGPFRPRVTTHIPGLFLAGGSTEHMFGINATIYGGMGTAGAVLGRDLVQEVREGAVFVDEARLTEITDDFDPLLASKPRSDIRRPVRRRPRAAAPTSG
- a CDS encoding SDR family NAD(P)-dependent oxidoreductase, giving the protein MHDQPGIAPDDLATTLKVLRQLSDLHPDHPDLRTVKREASFMYKLIKKARRDEIRRERQRHDQDVIEKTATGSPMRIDDETAGIPLVSHAPGAFAGELITARGCYICKEDFTLVDAFYHWLCPRCAAMSHAKRDQRTDLTGKRALLTGGRAKIGMYIALRLLRDGAHTTITTRFPKDAVRRFAAMEDSSEWLHRLKVVGIDLRDPAQVISLADDVAAAGPLDILINNACQTVRRTPGAYSRLVEMEDAPLPPHIALPEMVSFDGMSEAHPAAIAGALSTTAVAHHEGESLEVAEAAHTAASITALALQAGSASLAAHLDGTAVDAGGLLPDLQTTNSWTQVVDQVDPLELLEVQLCNSIAPFLLVSRLRPAMRAAVDAGARRAYVVNVSAMEGQFSRRYKGPGHPHTNMAKAALNMMTRTSAGEMFETDKILMTAVDTGWITDERPHQEKLRIAAEGWHAPLDLVDGAARVYDPIVLGERGEDLFGCFVKDYEPSPW
- a CDS encoding RNA polymerase sigma factor, encoding MTVPGLDGEGPWRVLAPRTLATLLRTYGRDQFEVCEDAVQDALLEAHVHWTKAPPDDPQGWLTVTARRRYVDRVRSDRRRRDREGRVALLEAPLSHEGVQSDDALLLLQLCCHPALARSAQVALTLRAVAGLSTAQIANAYQLPEATIAQRITRAKRRLAEVGSGFTRPGDVAERLAPVLDVLYVMFTEAHHTTSGAPAHDTDLAGEAIHLARLLREAAPDSTEVAGLLALTLLTEARHPARVGAQGQLVPLDEQDRSRWDRSAVDEGLALLDAVVPGADPGPYLLQACIAGVHAHAPDTDATDWDEIHALYTVLEHTTDGRNPTITLNRIVAASMVRGLEAALCDLDDLEAHHPRLARVDAVRAHLLERAGRTDEAATSYRRAIAATVNVAEQRHLRDRLRALGQGRGHQGDGS